One window of Balearica regulorum gibbericeps isolate bBalReg1 chromosome 20, bBalReg1.pri, whole genome shotgun sequence genomic DNA carries:
- the STOM gene encoding stomatin: protein MADHEAGIVPKARRAEDESDSGLGLCGWILVITSLFFTIITFPISIWMCIKIIKEYERAIIFRLGRILKGGAKGPGLFFVLPCTDSFIKVDMRTISFDIPPQEILTKDSVTVNVDGVVYYRVQNATLAVANITNADSATRLLAQTTLRNVLGTKNLSQILSDREEIAHSMQATLDEATDDWGIKVERVEIKDVKLPVQMQRAMAAEAEAAREARAKVIAAEGEMNASRALKEASMVITESPAALQLRYLQTLTTIAAEKNSTIVFPLPINMLQGLLGENR, encoded by the exons aTGGCAGACCACGAAGCGGGGATCGTGCCTAAGGCCCGGCGGGCGGAAG ATGAGTCTGATAGTGGCCTTGGTTTGTGCGGATGGATCCTGGTCATCACTTCGCTTTTTTTCACTATTATTACCTTTCCTATATCAATCTGGATGTGCATAAAG ATTATAAAGGAATACGAGCGAGCCATCATATTCAGACTTGGACGCATCTTAAAAGGGGGAGCAAAGGGACCAG gtTTGTTTTTCGTCCTGCCCTGCACAGACAGCTTCATCAAAGTTGATATGAGGACCATCTCTTTTGATATTCCTCCCCAAGAG ATCTTGACTAAGGATTCTGTGACGGTTAATGTAGACGGAGTGGTTTACTACAGAGTTCAGAATGCCACCCTGGCTGTAGCAAATATCACAAATGCTGACTCGGCCACCCGTCTTTTAGCACAGACTACTTTGAGGAATGTTCTAGGGACCAAAAACCTTTCTCAGATTCTCTCCGATCGTGAAGAAATTGCACACAGCATGCAG GCCACACTTGATGAGGCAACAGATGATTGGGGCATTAAGGTGGAACGTGTGGAGATCAAGGATGTGAAATTACCTGTCCAGATGCAGAGAGCAATGGCTGCAGAAGCCGAAGCTGCCCGGGAGGCGAGAGCTAAG GTGATTGCAGCTGAGGGTGAAATGAATGCTTCCAGGGCCCTGAAAGAGGCATCCATGGTTATTACAGAGTCCCCAGCTGCTCTTCAGCTTCGTTACTTGCAGACCTTGACCACCATTGCTGCGGAAAAGAACTCCACCATCGTCTTCCCATTGCCCATAAATATGCTGCAGGGCCTCTTAGGTGAAAATCGCTAG